In Miscanthus floridulus cultivar M001 chromosome 19, ASM1932011v1, whole genome shotgun sequence, the DNA window gggagcggcacccacttcccgacccctcaggtccaccaagtcagaaggccttgaccacgtcgtcgctctggaccccgacccctcgtccctccgacgaagactcacaggaaccagaaggcgtgcggagcaaggctgggagaggccaataagtcaaaaccacagtactacagcccacaccctgcgcagggtagcattctgtaatcaacctgatattctacagagacatcaacaatattgtaggcgcctatcttccttcgcactcactagaatgaaggaggaggattgggtagacgtgaaccacaagactaagtagaatataTATCCTAAACCCTGGCtcttgtaaaagccacccccttcctctataaaaggggacgcgcttcctccatcaagggaCGGACTCTGAAGACCGAACAATacgacgcactcatacacacagtcaagcggctacgaagctcttgaccacctgtcaacccttccatcagagacttgggaccagtccctctctcgatcgtttgtacctcttactacagaccgttcacggtgctaataacacgagcagcagcaaactggacatagggacattcggcccgaaccagtataaatcttgtgtcctttagcgcaccatccgagtctaacgcgtattactataaatttacttgtcgatgcttgtacgaaacaccgacactttgTTTGTCCATGTGGTTACTGGTGATGGTTGTTTTCCTTTGTACGTGGTGTTGCTGATGCTCTTTTTCTCGCCCTTTGCTTGTATAACTCTGGGTTCATGACTCAACAATGTAACTACCACTACCGACTTTTGCTGAAAGTTGTGCGAATGAAATTCAGGTGGGATAATTCATCCCTTTGTAACCTTTAAAAACTATCGAGAATGACATTCCGCGTTCCAAATAATGAAGGGTGCCTGAATTGGAATTGCTGGTTGGTATTGACACGTTCGAAAAGAAACCATGTCCTGAACTTAACTGGAGTCTGGAGAccactttgcaaaaaaaaaaaaaaagataaaagttGATGGAAACTCATCTCAGATCAGATATAAAGAAGAGGGAAGAGAAATGGTTtggaggtagggatgaaaacggtaccgattcgaaaccgaattcgtttagaggggttgagatctgtccgtatctgagtccagatatccaacatccgatatcgtatccgtattcgaatactcaaatcatattttatccaacgtagttgacactatccgtattcgaatctaaatccgaacaaaaatataaaaacaaatataacatTGATGATATCCATCTATATCCGATCAGGGATCGGAGGTCCCCTGGCTAGGTAGGCAGTACGTACGATCAGGTACCCACCATGAGAAGATCCGGCCGGTACTACAGCCAGCCACTACTAGATTCACCGCGCCAATGAGTACCATCTTGACCCTCCGTGCATTGCACCTACTAAACGTACGGTCGGTGAAAAACATGGAGACTGCAGACAGGTGGTGCCGGGCCCACCATATGCATGCCCGGCAAGCCCACGGGCGCCCGGCCCCACCCTGCCCTGCCCCCGCTCCCTCGTCGCCGTACGTCTCCGCCCCACCACGCACCAGGCACCACCAACAACCATGGGCGCCGATCGACGATGCGCCACCTAGCTGTAATTCTCTCTTCTCCTTCTCCCACCCATCCGTCGATCCACCACCCATCACCCCCTCCTCTCCTGCCCGCCACGCCACTATATATACCACCCGCCCTCCAGCTCGCCGTCGCCCACCACCACATCGATCCCGCATTCCCGCTCCATCACCAGCTCCGGCCTCCAGCTCACTCTCGAGTTCGTCCAAGGCCCGGCCGCCAGTGGTCGTCGTCGACGTgcttaacacacacacacatggcgATCAAGAAGGGTGGCGCGGCGGCGTCGGGGCTGAAGCAGATCCTGAGGCGGTGCTCGAGCCTGGGCcggcgccagcagcagcagcacagcgGAGAGGAGGACTacaacgaggaggaggacgaggccatGGGGCTGCCGTCCGACGTGCCGCGCGGCCACTTCGCGGTGTACGTGGGCGAGCGGCGGCGCCGGTTCGTGGTGCCCATCGCGCTGCTGGACCGCCCCGAGTTCCTGTCCCTGCTGCGGCGCGCCGAGGAGGAGTTCGGGTTcgcgggcgccggcgccggcggcatcCTCGTCCTCCCCTGCGAGGAGGTCGCCTTCCGCTCCCTCACCTCCGCGCTCGCCTGCGCCGGCGGCGCCCGGTGAACGCACCGCGCGCCCTGCCGCGTGCATGCTTGTTGCATTTATTTGCATGCCCCGCGCGCCGCCTATTCGTTCGATTCATTGGTGTGGCCCACAGCTAGCAATAGCTACCAGCTACACCTactggctagctagctagctcggcGAGAGCATCTACGATGAAGGTTACGTTAATGGCGTGTGTAAATATAGATTAttagagaagaagaacaagtacgtgGTGGTGCATGCGCGGAGGATTGTATTAGCGCGCGCCGCCGGCCCGCTGGACAGCTGCGATcgtcgaagaagaagaagaaggagatcgATGGAGAGAGAGGACGGATCATCGGAGTCGGAGAAGACGGATGGATGGAGCTTGTATGTAGTCCAGAGCTTCACTGGTTATTTTTTGCTGTTGGCCGCTGTTCTGCTGCACTGCATGTACGTTGTTTGTGATGCGTTCTACTTCCTGGCCTCCTGCAAGTAGATATGCATGGTTAGGCCAGTGCAGCAAGTGAACGACCATCATTTTTTTTTCTGTACATGCAAAGATACTGGCATGGCCGGCTAGCTGTAGTTAGCCAGAGCTAGATATATAGCTGATATGGGCGACCGTACGTACCGATATCAAGCTTGCATTCAGATATGCATACATATAAACATGTATATCCTGATGATTCAATGATTCATCGATCAATAAATCTTTTTTTTTGGcgcaaagcaaaaaaaaaaaaaaaaaaaaaaaaacatgcatggttcatgacaatgatgatgatgtgttcCTGTTTGTTTATTTGGTTGATCTTGTTTAGCTTTGCTCCTACTGTACGTACTACTGGTCGTACCCATCAGTACTACAGTACGTGCATGCATGTTTGTGTGATCGATCGATTGTGAAATAAATGAGGAAATCGATCCGCAGATCATCGTCACTCTCCGCGCGCGCTGTTTGCCTGGCCGTTTTAGTTTCCATTTTTGGATAACATTTGTTCTGCTTTTGACATCTAGTTAAGTTTGGATATGCGTGCATTGTGTTGTACTCCGACTGATCCAGTTGTTGGTTAGCATTAACATTGCACACTAACTGGGTATACATACTGGCATACACCTATATAGAGGCAAAAATTACAAGGCTTGTAGCAGGAGCAGTAGTACGTATCATCGCAGAGACGGCAGAGTAGGCACAGCATGCTATGAGCA includes these proteins:
- the LOC136528988 gene encoding protein SMALL AUXIN UP-REGULATED RNA 16-like, with the protein product MAIKKGGAAASGLKQILRRCSSLGRRQQQQHSGEEDYNEEEDEAMGLPSDVPRGHFAVYVGERRRRFVVPIALLDRPEFLSLLRRAEEEFGFAGAGAGGILVLPCEEVAFRSLTSALACAGGAR